The stretch of DNA GAAAAGGAATCAAATGTCTTTAACTTGGGAAATGGGGAAGGATACTCTGTTCTTGAGATTATTGACGAATGCAAAAAAGTCACTGGCAATGATTTTGAAGTAAAAATTGATGAACGCCGTGAAGGCGATCCTGCTATTTTAATAGCGGATTCTACAAAAATCAAAGATAAATTGGGTTGGACTCCTAAATACAATCTGGAACAAATCATTGAGTCTGCTTGGAAATGGCATGAAAAAATGAATTTAATCGGGTAATATTCATGGAAACCGAAAATCATGAATCAAAAATTGATGTTCGTATAATTGTATCTGGATTGGATGTTGCACAGCTTGTATCAAAAGCTGTTAACAATATTCAACTTGAAAGGGATTATAATATAGTTGTTTCATCCATCATTCCTACCGTTGAAGTGGATATCGTTAAGAAAGTAGCTAGTGGAGCGGATATCCTTTTGATTGGCGGATATGGCCATGATGAAACTTTCAATATTCTTTTCAATGAATTGAAAACTGATTTTAATCATATTGGATTATTTGACTATAACAATATCATTATTGAAGACGAATCCATTGATGCCCATTTGGCTGAAAAGGAGATTTTAAACTCAATAATTAAATCGACACTATCTTATTCTCTGAATCTAATCAATATCCACACTCTTGAAAACAAACTGATTAAGGTAACCCACAACTATAATAATTTGCTTGATGATTATAATCAGCTTATTAAGGAAAATGAAGTCATATCTCAAGAAAATAAGGAATTGATGGAGGATTTCAAGGAAATAAAATCTGATTTTGAAGACTTCAAGCTACGTTACAACGACATTTATTCCCGCGATATTCTTGAAATCTTTAATCTGGAAGAACTCTGGCAGGAAGCTTTTAGACAGGATTTGGCCGATATGGAAAGGGTTATAATCGCCACAGAAAAGTTCAAGCCGGACAATATAATTGTTGGACAAGGTTATATTGCAGCTGAATCTAAAAGCAAGGCAATTGAATGGTTAAAGATTGTAAGAACCGCATTGATATTTGTTGATGATAATTCTGATGATTTAAAAAGAGATTCGGATGATGCTGATGAAGTTAAAGTTCCAGAAGTAAGGGACGATTATGATATTCCGGATACCTTTGAGAATTTTTGGGATTAATTGACTAAAACAATTATAATTTTATACTAGTTAAAAGATAATTATATTCATATTATTTATAGGAGTTAGCAAATGCAAGGAGAAATGGAAGATAAGTGTGGTATTATTGGATATCATTCAAAAAATGATTCTAAAAATGTTGCATCCTTTGTTTATTATTGTTTGTATGCTTTACAGCACAGAGGTCAAGAATCAGCAGGAATAGCTACTTTTAATCCAGAAAAAGGATTGAATTATTATTGTGGTATGGGCTTAATAACCGATGTTTTTAAGGATTATGAAATCCAAAATCTGTTGGGAAACATGGCTATTGGGCATGTGAGATACTCAACCACAGGCCAATCAAGGCTCGAGAATTCACAGCCTTTTGTCACTGATTTTGATGATGGATTTATAGCTATGGCTCATAATGGGGATATTGTCAATTCCGCTGAGCTAAGAGAAGAATTGATAAATGACGGCTATGAATTCAAGTCTGACACTGATTCTGAAGTGATTTGTTATATGCTTAAAAAGGAACATTACGATAATAATAAAAGCATGATTGAATCCATTGAATGCGTTTCCAAAAAATTAGTTGGATCTTATGCATTGACTATTTTGGTCAACGGTGATTTGTATGGTGTTAGGGATCCAATGGGAATAAAACCGCTTGCTATTGCTGATAAAGATGGTGATTATATTTTAGCATCTGAAACTGTTGCGTTTGATGTTGTAAATGCTGAATATATCAGAGATATAAAGCCAGGCGAAGTTGTATACTTCGATAATAATGAAATTAACTCCTACATGTTAGAAAGTGCAGGCAAATGTAAACTTTCTCACTGTATGTTTGAATACGTTTACTTTGCAAGGCCTGACAGTACAATAGACGGCGTAAACGTTTACGAAACCAGAATGAATATAGGTAAACAATTACGTAAATTGTACCCTATTGATGCTGATGTCGTTATTCCAGTACCTGATTCATCAATTCCTGCGGCTATTGGATACTCAAGAGCTTCCGGAATACCATATGGTGAAGGTTTAATCAAGAACAGGTATGTCGGAAGAACATTTATCATGCCAACTCAAGAAGAACGTGAATTGGCTGTAAGACTTAAGTTAAATCCTATAAAAGATGCCATTAAAGGCAAAAAAATTATCCTGATAGATGATAGTATTGTAAGAGGTACCACTTCCAAACAGTTGTTGGACCTTGTTAAGGAAGCGGAACCTGCTGAAATTCATTTCCTTGTAGGTTGTCCTCCTGTTATTGCACCTTGTTACTATGGTGTTGCAATGGCAACCAAAAAGGAATTGATTGCGGCTAATTATTCAGTTGAAGAAATTCGAGAACAGCTTGACATTGATTCATTAGGCTATATCACTATGGAAGCTTTGGTTGAAGCAATAGGAATGCCTAAGGATAACTTATGTTTAGGTTGTATAAATGAGGAATATCCTACAGAAATTCCTGAAGGTCTTGAAGCTGAAACTTATTACAAACCTTAGATATTTATGGTTGAATTATTAGCTCCTGCGGGAAACTTTATTTCACTTCGTGCCGTTTTGGAAAATGGTGCGGATGCTGTTTACTTTGGCCTTGAAGATTATAATATGAGGGCCAATGCAAAAAACTTTTCTCTAGATGAGTTGGCAGAAGTATCTAGAATAGCTAATGAGTATGGAGCTAAAACCTATCTGGGTACAAATATTATTTTAAATGAACGTTTGGCATCAGAACTTGAAAAAAAATTAGAAGAGATTTCAGCTAGTGAAATTGATGGACTTATTTTATCTGATATCGGTTTAATTGAAGATACGGTTTCACATGGTTTGGAAGCCCATATCAGTGTTCAGGAAAATGTTTGCAATTCCTACACCCTTAAAACCCTTAAAAAGCTTGGCGCCAAACGCGCAATTCTTTCTCGCGAATTATCTTTAGCAGAAATTACTGAAATAACTGAGAAATCCCCGATTGAAACAGAAATTTTCATTCATGGGGCAATCTGCATGGCGATTTCCGGAAGATGCTTTTTAAGCTATGGACTATATGGAAGGAGTGCAAACTGCGGGGACTGTTTGCAGCCTTGCCGTAAAAACTGGACATTGACATATGAAGAGGGGGATGATTCTGTAATCAACTTCTCTGATGTTGAAGATGAAAGGTTCATAATCACCGGAAGCGAGGATGGAAGTTATAGAACTAATTTCTTTTCACCAAAAGACATGTGCATGATTGAATATATACCTGAATTGATGAAGAGCGGTGTTGCATCATTTAAAATTGAAGGAAGAGCAAGAAGCCCGGATTATGGTGCAATGGTTACCGGAATCTATAGGCAGGCTATTGATGATTATATTGATGATCCATTGAATTATAAAGTTAAGGACGAGTGGATGGAGGAACTTACCAGCGTATTTAATCGTGGTTTCGACACTAATTTTTATTTCAATACACCATTTGAGACAAGTGAAGACAATCAATCAAAATACATTAAAAAGGACATTGGACAAGTGGTTAATTACTACAATAAGGTTAAAGCGGCCGAATTAAGGATATGGGATGATTTGAAAATCGGAGATAAGATAATTATCCAAGGCCAAACTACCGGTTCAATTACTCATACTATTGAATCCATGCAGATTGAAGGCAAATCTGTTGATAAAGTTGAAAAAGGTTCTAATGTAGCAATTGCCATTCCAACGAAAGTTAGGGAAAATGACTTTGTATATAAGTTAGTCGAGAGGAATGCTGATGATTAAGAAAATAGCTATTTACGGTAAAGGCGGAATTGGAAAAAGTACTACAGTAGCTAATTTATCTGCTGTATGGGGTAGTGATGATTTAAACTGTCTTGTTATTGGATGCGATCCAAAGGCGGATACTACACGTACATTATACGGTTCAAGAATTCCGACTGTTGTTCATACTTTAAAAGATAATAGAAAACCTGAAAAGGGTGATTTGGTTTTCGAAGGTTTTAAAGGCATTTTATGTGTTGAAAGCGGAGGTCCCGAACCTGGTGTGGGCTGTGCCGGGCGTGGCGTGATTGTAGCAATGAAACGTCTTGAAAACTTGGGAATCTTTGATGAGGATTTGGATGTCGTTGTTTATGACGTATTGGGGGATGTCGTTTGCGGCGGTTTTTCTGTGCCTTTGCGTGAAAAGTATGCTGATGAAGTTTTAATTGTAACTTCCGGAGAATACATGTCCCTTTATGCTGCAAACAATATTGTTCGAGGTGTCAAGAAACTTAAAGGTAACTTGAGCGGTATTGTATGCAATTGCAGAAACGTTGAAAATGAAGAGCAAATTGTCAACGACTTTGCTGAAAAGATAG from Methanobrevibacter sp. YE315 encodes:
- the purF gene encoding amidophosphoribosyltransferase, with translation MQGEMEDKCGIIGYHSKNDSKNVASFVYYCLYALQHRGQESAGIATFNPEKGLNYYCGMGLITDVFKDYEIQNLLGNMAIGHVRYSTTGQSRLENSQPFVTDFDDGFIAMAHNGDIVNSAELREELINDGYEFKSDTDSEVICYMLKKEHYDNNKSMIESIECVSKKLVGSYALTILVNGDLYGVRDPMGIKPLAIADKDGDYILASETVAFDVVNAEYIRDIKPGEVVYFDNNEINSYMLESAGKCKLSHCMFEYVYFARPDSTIDGVNVYETRMNIGKQLRKLYPIDADVVIPVPDSSIPAAIGYSRASGIPYGEGLIKNRYVGRTFIMPTQEERELAVRLKLNPIKDAIKGKKIILIDDSIVRGTTSKQLLDLVKEAEPAEIHFLVGCPPVIAPCYYGVAMATKKELIAANYSVEEIREQLDIDSLGYITMEALVEAIGMPKDNLCLGCINEEYPTEIPEGLEAETYYKP
- a CDS encoding U32 family peptidase, whose protein sequence is MVELLAPAGNFISLRAVLENGADAVYFGLEDYNMRANAKNFSLDELAEVSRIANEYGAKTYLGTNIILNERLASELEKKLEEISASEIDGLILSDIGLIEDTVSHGLEAHISVQENVCNSYTLKTLKKLGAKRAILSRELSLAEITEITEKSPIETEIFIHGAICMAISGRCFLSYGLYGRSANCGDCLQPCRKNWTLTYEEGDDSVINFSDVEDERFIITGSEDGSYRTNFFSPKDMCMIEYIPELMKSGVASFKIEGRARSPDYGAMVTGIYRQAIDDYIDDPLNYKVKDEWMEELTSVFNRGFDTNFYFNTPFETSEDNQSKYIKKDIGQVVNYYNKVKAAELRIWDDLKIGDKIIIQGQTTGSITHTIESMQIEGKSVDKVEKGSNVAIAIPTKVRENDFVYKLVERNADD
- the cfbC gene encoding Ni-sirohydrochlorin a,c-diamide reductive cyclase ATP-dependent reductase subunit, whose translation is MIKKIAIYGKGGIGKSTTVANLSAVWGSDDLNCLVIGCDPKADTTRTLYGSRIPTVVHTLKDNRKPEKGDLVFEGFKGILCVESGGPEPGVGCAGRGVIVAMKRLENLGIFDEDLDVVVYDVLGDVVCGGFSVPLREKYADEVLIVTSGEYMSLYAANNIVRGVKKLKGNLSGIVCNCRNVENEEQIVNDFAEKIGTHVIGTIHRSNLIQDAELDAKTVVEKYPESDEAQEYRDLASSIMTNENISTPEPMSDEEFEEFFKSYL